In the Ricinus communis isolate WT05 ecotype wild-type chromosome 3, ASM1957865v1, whole genome shotgun sequence genome, AAACATGTTTAGTTGAAGTTTAATGTTGAATTTGCTATAACAAAGTAGATGTAAGAGCTGTGACAGTATTAGGTTCAATGGTAGtaggttaaaatattttgcttATTCAAGAAACAGTCACTAAAGAAGTTTAAAGGGAAATAAGCAATTTTATGACATTTGTTGGATGTTCGATTTCTATTTTCCTGTTCTGGGAAAAGGTTGTCCCTGTAGTGAAATCTGATAAAATACTTGAGCTTTTTCAGTACTTCTGTTATATTAGCAAAATTGCTTGGTCCTTTTGTTTCTCAATGCCCTTTGATTAGCTCAATGTCTTTGTTATGTCAGGCTCAGAAGGCAGAGAGGGAAGCTACAGATCTAAAGGGCTCCATGAGAAAAAGAATGGAGTTTCTTGATTTTGATTAACAGATGCTACCACTCTGTTTTTAGTTCATGCCATGCCCGCAAATATTAGAGCGGCGTTGATCTAGATATGGGAGAGTTTGAATTAAGTCTACCAGATTCCCTCATTCTGTGTGTTGCTGGAGGAGGAAGCTAGAGAAAGAGGAACTGTTGCAGATCATTTGCTAACTTTGGGGAGAGGGAATTCAGTTTTGGGTCTGTCTGATGCAATGACAAAGATTTCCCTATCTCTGTGTAGCACGCATCTTAAGTTTGTTTATATGCAGTGCACACAGCTAAGCTTTTTAGATTTAGTTCAAGTTTTTGGATTTCTCCATCATTTTACCAAAAACTACGTTTTGTCTGTACCTGTTTACCCCCTCCCTACCTTCCTCCCTGGCGTTCATTCTCCAAACACAAACTGTGAGAATATTATAGTTAGTCTTTGGTGCCCCATTTGTAATGGCACACTGCCACCAATTCATTTGTAATCTGGCTTTTTTGGTGCTCGTtctacattttatttttgtgcagaagttttttttttttttggctatTCTTGTTATTATCTTTGGACGGTTAAGAAGCCTTTTGCCTGTCTGATAAACAGATCAATAGTTATTTCCCAGTCAGAGACTCAAATTTCTGCAAGGAAGATTTTGCTTGTATGTGAATTATCATTAGTTGCTGCCCCTAGGAATCTTGTGGGCAACTTCTTGGAGAACTAGGGGCGTACGTTGAATTGCCTTCTATTTTGAGTTCTGGAATGCGGCATTTGTTCATTAAGTGGCATTCTATATGTTTTGACTGTAATTAAGAGCCTAGCATTTGGATGACAGCTAATGGTGATCTCCTATGTCTGTTGAATCTCTTCAAGGGAACACAAGAAATCATCATATTCGACAGCAAGTATCACTTTCATTTTTGTTGAACCTCTTGTAGGGGAATATACATCTTCCTGTTCGACTGTAAGTAGTACATTATAGCATGCAAATGAAATTCGCATTCAACCGTATAGGAGTTCAAGTAGTCTTAGTAACTtctcattcattttttttttcccgaCATTACTGAATGGGTTATCTGTAGTTTATCTCATATAATTCAATGAAGTGTTGCGTTTAATCTTATAACAGCATTAATACTAAATGGAATTTTTGAATACACAAAAGTGTTGTGCCAAGATCTGCAGCATAGGAAAATTATCCACATCGCCATTACAAGCCAAAATAAAATCTTCCATTTAACTGTCTTCAGGCTTACACTTCTTACCAGATGGGTATACTACATTATCAGGAAATGTCATCAAAGAGATGAGATGCTCATGATTTGGAAACCGTGAAATCAGCTCGGAGCGTTTTGCCAGCTCAAAATCCTCGAATTGAAAGGCAGGCGCACAAGTGCAGCCCACAAGGGAGTAATGGCTCTCAGTATCCCTTGGAGCAGCTTTGGCAACTGCCTCATCTGGGGTGATGATGTAGTCATTTGTTGGAAATGCACCAAACCACACGTTTGGAGGCACAGTGTATTGTGGCTGCTGGTTGGCTCCAATTAGATCAGATCCAAGGCAGGTTAATTTGACCTACCCGTCTCTTTCATTTGGTTCCAATACCTGAGAGAATTAGAAATGAAATGAACAACAGATACAGCTTGTACTAATTGGGGGACATTATGAAAGAGAAGCTGGTAGACATTTAGCTAAGCTAAAACAACGAAAGAAAGCTTGCATTTctagaatttataattatacggTATTGTAGAATAGTAATTACACATggaaatattgaaaaatatggaGATTAAAAACCTCAGGATGAAGCTGAATCAATTTGCCAGTGATGTTTCTACGAACTTCCAGACCTTAAATTGGTCAATCACCACACAATTTCTATGACACTCAAAAGACTAGCTGGCCACATAATCAGTGTCAGAATTATATATCAGGGCAAAATAGGATCAATCGTACCGTCAAAGGTTCTCCCAAATAAAAATGCCATGTTTCTGCACAAGGGATTCGATGAAGGTGTAACACACTCCCAGAAGGCAGCAAGAAGTAGATAGCTGTGCTGACTGCGCGATCAACCTTATCTGCACAGAAGCTAGGGCAATATTACTATGTCAGTCAGTAATAAGAGCACCAAGTGAAGCTATTTACTACTGGGTCTAAGGAAAGAAtcttactaataataatcCCCCTCCTCCAATTATTCACGATAAATAAAGGCacattatagaaaaaaaaaaaaaccattgTCATTTCAGAATGAGATCTTGTTGACGTTAACACTTAAGGTCCAGTTGCATAAATCTTTTTGCTTTCTGTCACATGCTACATTATGCATATTCAGTAATTCACACATGACCAAAAATAAGTGAGAATTGGGACAAACATACACAAGCCAACTAGTAGACAAAGAAACAGCAAAAAGATGTGAAATAATCTcatattatgtttataaataaattcttacagattttttttcaatatgttGAATTGTTAATTAAATGAGTTCTCTTGAAAATATAACTTAGATTAAATGAAGTGAGAGAATGAAATATgtagttaaatttaaattttagatcaaatattttaactaaatttaatagaagactattgtgattttatttatttatttatttaatcaagcTTTAAATGCATACTCCTAGAATTCTAGATAGCTAGTCATTTAGTATTATCCAAAATTTTAAGCCCATCAACCAAATAGATCTGTTTTGTCTATCAACTCAAGAggcaaatcaataaaaaatgatattttaatcttGAAGGggtgaaataaaaatacaaaagacaAAACTCTCATAATACAACAAAATACTTTATGAACTATTCGAGGCTTAAATTTATCAAGCTCGGCTCGGGTCAATTTGTTTACATAAACAACCACTAGTCTTACTTGGTAGCTAGAGCTAATAAAAAGCACGTTTTGAACTGCAAACCGGACTTGAATTTGACCGATTAAACTCGTAAATATTTAAgtaagttaaattaataactGACAATGTTTAACTAGagataatttataaaactcGCTCTTTAAGTTTGCTAATAAGATATTCATGAGAAAATTGTACCTTCAGCAATAATCTCGTAAATGAAAAAAACTCTTGCTGAATTTGAGTAATCTGTGAAGAAATtttgtttattgaattttgaGATTACAATTTGATTGTTCTGGTATTTATATACAAGTATACAACAGTAGTCTAATCTATACAATGGTTGCCTTATAATCTATGTCCAACGTCCCTTTCTGTTTTAGGGAAGGTTGAAGTGACCTTTTCCTGTCACAGGGATGGTTACTCCTTTTTCTAGATGTCTGTGATGAGTAACCCTGCACAGGCTTTTCTACCTGTGCAGTGTCTTAGGCTTTCTTTTTTcgtattcttttcttcttactGTTTTCAAAATTCCCCCTCAAGTTGGGTTCGTAGAGGTTGACGGAACCCATCTTGCTTAGAATGGTTTGATGACTATTTTTGTTGAGAGCTTTCGTAAGTATGTCGGCCAGTTGATCATGACTTCTGACAAATGGTGTTTCAATTTTCCCTGATTGTACTTTTTCTCTGATGAAGTGGCAATCCACTTCAATGTGTTTGGTACGTTCATGAAACAATAGGTTGGATGCAATATGATGTGCTGCCTGATTGTCACAGTACATCTTCATAGGTTcattatattcaatttttaaatcttgGAGGACTTGCTTGATCCAAGTGAGTTCACTGGCTGTAGATGCCATGGCCCGGTACTCAGCTTATGCACTTGATCTTGCAACAACACTTTGTTTCTTACTTTTCCATGTCACCAAGTTTCCTCCTATGAAGGTGCAGAAACCTGTAGTTGATTTTCTGTCACAATTTTCTACCCAATATGCATCAGAGAAACCAACTATAGTATTagtgttatttttcttcatccagATTCCTTGACCTGGAGTGCTATAGAGATACCTAAGTATCCTGTCAATAGCTTCCGAGTGACTGGTGCAGGGAGAATGCATAAATTAGCTTACCATACTTACTGCATACGCAATATCAGGCCTTATAATggttaaatagattaatttacCTACTAGGCGCTCATATTGATCGATGTCAGAGACAAGCTCACCATCTTCCAAATTAAGTTTAATGTTAGTTTCCATTGGAGTGTTTGCTGGTTTTGCTCCCAGTTTTCCAGTCTCTTTTAGTAGATCGAGGACATACTTTCTTTGAAATAGGAACAACATTTTGTCAAATTTGGCTATTTCTATTCCAAGAAAGTATGATAGTTGTCCTAAGTCTTTGATGTTAAATTCTCTTTTTAGACTTtgtttaacctttttaatTTCATGGTCATCATTTCTTGTTATTATGATGTCATCAATATATACAAGGACAACAACAgtatgtgtgtgtgtatgtTTGACAAACATAGAGGAATCTAAAGTGCTTTtactgaaattaatatttaagagaaaaaggCTTAGTTTGGCGTACCACGCTCTTGGAGATTGTTTCAATCCGTAGATTACCTTTTTTAGTTTACACACTAGCGAGGAGTCTGATGTGGATTTGTGCCCTGGGGGAAGAGTCAtgtaaacttcttcttctaggtTACCTTGAAGAAATGTGTTTTTTCACGTCTATTTGAAATAGGTTCCATCCTAGGTTAGTAGCAACAGATAATAGAATCCGAACGGTGTTCATTTTTGCAACAGGGgcaaagatttcttggtaaTCGACCCCATAGGTTTGGGTAAATCTCTTGGCTACTAGCTAGCTTTGTATCTTTCAATTGTCCCATCACAGTTGTACTTTATTTTGTATACCCATTTGCACcctacatatttttttattggtgGTAGAGGCATAATATCCCATGTATTGTTTTTTTCTAGGTTTTGTAGTTCTTCTTCCATGGCTTTACACCATTTTGGGTTGGTGTTGGCGTCATAAAAGGATATAGGTTCAGTGTGGCCTGTGATATTACTTAGGTCTGTCTGGTATTGACTCAAGATTTTATTGTATGCAATGAAATGTTGAATTGGGTACGATACCTTATGAGACACATAGCCTCAAAGTTTTGCAGGGGGGCGTGTCTGTCGAGTGGATCGTCTCAAggcaatttcttcttcttgagtGGATTTAGATTCATCTTCTAATTCGGTTCTTTCACTTCCTCCCCTTGAAGGAATTGTGCTTGAGTTGATATTTAGCTCCCCCTCTGAGTGAGCATCCTATTCTTGATGACTGCTatcaaaaaagataaaattatgcGGAAATAGTGGAGTGTGTGGCCCATGAGTGTGTAATTGAGGGGTCTGAGATTGACGGGGATAATAAGAGTCAGTTtcgataaaaaaaaatctcgtGAGATATATGTTTTGTGAGTAGTAGGATCATAACatttatacccctttttttgTAAAGAGTATCCTAAAAATAGGGTTTTAACCGAACTTTTATCAAACTTGTGGTATCGTTTGATGTGAACGTAACAAATGCAACTAAAAACTCTTAATGTGtcctaattctatttttcgtCCTTTCAGAATTTCTAAGGGACTCAAATTCTGTAAGGTGACACTTGGCAATCGGTTGATAAAATATCTGGCAGTGAGAATGGCATCGGACCAATACATGTTAAGGACATGATTTTGAAAAAGCAAAGTTCTAGTGACCTCAAGAAGATGtcgattttttctttcagaaaTCTCGTTTTGTTCAGGAGTACTAATGCACGTAGTTTGATGCAAAATGccattttgtttaaaaaagtCAGAAAAGTGTTTGTTGATATATTCAGTGCCATTGTCTGATCggaaaattttaatgtttgcAGCGTACTGATTTTtaacaaagtgaaaaaaaaatttgaaagtaAGTGAAGACCTCATTTTTCCCTTTGAGCAAGAAAACCCAAGTAGTGCTGGAATAGTCAtcaataaatgtaaaatatcTATAATGATTATAAGACTCAACAAGGGCAGGTCCCTAAATATCAGAGTGGATTAGTTCAAAAGGTTTGGTAGAAACATtagaagataaagaaaatagtaatcGAGtgtgttttgaaaatttgcaCACATCACAACAACTAGAATTTAACTTAcaataaaatagtttattcAAGACAGTATCAGATGGATGCCCAAACCGCTAATGCATCAACATGCCTTGATTAACAGGTGGAGTGGCCATGAGGCATTGGCTGGTTGGGTCTTTAAGATAATACAGCCCGTTTTCTAGTCGCCCTTCACCAGTCGTCTTTCCTGTAATTCGGTCCTGAAATTGTACTGTGGATGGTGAGAATATAACATTGTAATTTAAATCACAAGATATCTTACCAACATACagtaaatttgatttaaaatcagGTAGAAGTAACACattgtgtatttttttattaaataagttagTAGTGCCTTGGCCATAAATGGTAGCCTTATTTCCATTAGTGACCGTCACATGTTGGAAATCAACAATGGGTGCAAAATCTTGCAGATTCATTGGATTTCAAGACATGTGATCAGTGGCTCCGGAAtcaataatcaatttattgttattttgacAGATGTTAGCAATTTTCAAGGAAGAGTGTGATACTGAACCTGACCCATCTGACTGTTGTTGAACCAAGGCTTGAATTTGGGACAACAATTGAGTGAGATTCTTGGTGGAGACTGCCGGGTCGGTTTAGCTGAGGTAGATCCGGGTCGAGTCGACTGTCCGAGTCGGGTCACCATATGGCCTTCGAGTTCGGGTCGGGTCGGCTATCCGGGTCGGGTTGACATATAGCTTCCGGACCCCGCATAAGTTGTCTCATTTTCACCCTTTTCATTAGCAGCAGCACCGCCAAACCCAAAAGCTCTTGTCTCCCCGCTTCGCTCCTCCTTTCTCCCATCCCCGATTAGGCTTCAGCTGGGGGTGCAGATGCTAGCAATTGTCACGATGGTGACCCTATTTTTTACAGTGGTCACATCATTCGACATTGCTAGGACCTCCCTTCAGTCGGGCAGATTCGTGGGTAGGGAAGCGTCGAGTGGAGCACGCTCGGTTTTCGGTAGCGTCGAGTGAGAGAAGAACATTCATTAAGCTTCTGCGAGTCTCTTCTCATTAGATGTTGGCTATTATGGCATCAATCTTTGAAAGTTTGATCGACTTGAGGATTTGTGACCTCAAACTCTCGTAGCTTGAGTCCAATCCTCCCAAGTAAGTGTACACTAAATCCTGTTCTACTCTTTTCTGGGTTTCTTTAAGGTCAGTTGTTGGGGGAAGGTAATTTTGTAGTTCTTCTCATCGGGTTAGAACTTCTATTGCCTATTCTGAGCTATTTTTTGTGCCTTGCGTGATTTGTGCTAATTCTTGCTTGAGATTGAAAATATGTGCAAAATTTTATTGGTGCCCGTATAgtcctttcatttttttccaaatggcCTGTGATGATTCTAGCAGCATACATAGCCTGGATATTTGGGGCTCCATTATGTTGGTTACATTGACATGACCATGTGGTCTGTTGTTTGTCACTCTTCCATCTCTTATGTTTCTTCTTCAGTCGGAGTCTTTGGCATTTCTGGTTTGGGTATGAGTTTAGTTCCTGTGATGAACCCCAGTTTTCTTCTGCCACTGAGACCGATATAAACAGATTTCGACCATTcgaaataattttgattactTTTCAGAATTATACTGGTGAACTTGTTGTCACTTTGAGACATGATGTGATtctacaaaaaagaaaacttatggggttgtttttttttttattgagatTCACAGGTCTGAAACCTGCTTTGTTTATTAAATTCTGAAATTACAATTTGATTGTTCTGGTATTTACATACAAGTATGCAACGGTAGCCTAATCTATACAATGGCTTCCTTGTAATCTATGTCCAACGTCCCTTTCTGTTTTAAGGAAGATTAAAAGTGACCTTTCCCTATTACAGGGAAGGTTGAAATGACTTTTTCCTGTCACAGGGATGGTTGCTCTTTTTTCTAGATGCCTGTGATGAATAACCCTGCATGGTCCGaggcttctttcttttatatcattttcttgttACTATTTTCAACAACTGTGGTTTAATTGTTAGTATAATGCATAAGAGAGGTCAGCGGGTTATGTCACCCGACTTTCTAGACTTAGACATTCAGATTTTTTTGttgaattaagaaaatatacatCCTATGGTattgtaaaagaaaacatgAGAAATTAATCTTTCAGAAGCATTTCATGTGCACAATGGAAGATCCAGATTCCATGTACTCATCCTTAGTTATCCAAATCTGCAACAAAAACCAGCATCAAATGTTAAAGCCTTCAAATCTtgatgaattaaattaaggaaCTGCCGCAATCGTTATATTTCAGGAAAATGATCTTGTAGTGTGTGTGTGCGCTCTCGCGAGGCTCATGTCCTTCTCCACCTTATGATCAGAAATTCACGGATCACAAGGTTGAGAGAATGTCACAACGAGCAAGTCCTTTCGTTCATTTAGGAAGTGcaaaatttctataatttttgtaCAACATCAAAAactttgcttttctttctcaaCTTCGGATAGTCAGAAAGTACCTGCTGAAAGGTGCTTAATGAAGCCAGGATGGAGCCACCAATCCAGACACTATACTTTCTCTCCGGTGGAGCAACCACTCTTACCCTCACGCCAGGAGGTGCCAAAATGCTAACCTCTTTAGACAACCTATCAGCTAGTCCCGGCGTAACAGTGGTTCCACCACTAAGCACTATATTGTTAAACATCTCTCTCCTGATGTCTATGTCACACCTCCTAATTGACCTCGCCACAATCTCATGCACAGCTTCTGTCTCCATTCCTAACCCTCTTGGATCAAACAGGATTTCTGGGCACCTGAACCTTGCAGCTCCTACCGCTATCACTTGCCCATCAGGCAATTCATATTGCTTGTCTAGCTCTGACCTTTTCCTTGCTGTTGCAAGCTCTTTTTCAAAATCCATTGCTATATAGGAAATTCGCTCTTTTATctcccttacaatttctttctCTGCAGAAGTGGTAAAAATGTAACCCTCTTCTGCTAAAATCCTGGTCAGGTACTCTGTCAGGTCCTTTCCTGCCAAATCAAGCCTATGGACGGCGTGTGGTAGTGCATAACCTTCATAAATTGGAACTATATCTGTCACTCCTTCTCCAGAATCCATAACAATACCTACAAAACacatatatttgataaattcttTACACGTTCTTCTCATTACATAGTGATAAAAGAGACGCATAGTTACTGTTATACCTGTAGTCCGGCCACTGGCATAAAATGATAACACAGCTTGGATGGCTATATAGGTGGCTGGGATTTCAAAGGCTTCAAACATTATCTCCACCATCTTTTCTCTGTTAATTTTGGGATTTAGTGGAGCTTCTGTTAACAGAACAGGATGCTCTTCTATCGCGACCCTGAGCTCCCTGTCGAACGTATGCTCCCAAATTCCCTCCATTGCTTCCCAATCTCTTATAATTCCATGATGGATAGGATTGCTTAGTTTGAGAATTCCTCTCCTTGCTTCTGCTTCATCGCCAAAGTACATATCCTTCTGTCCAATACCTATCATGGCATGCCTGTTTCGAGGCCGACCTATTACGTTGGTAAATACTACACGTGGAGCATCGTCACCAGCAAAACCAGCCTGCTTTCAACAAAGATtatgctaaattaatattggAAAAGTTTCGAAggcaatatttatttttattttcttccctttCTGTATTATTCACTTACCTTTACAGAGCCTGATCCACTGTCACAGACAATTGGCTTAACTTCAAGAAAATCCATTGCCCGAGTTGTTGAAAGTTGGCCCAAAAGATTGAGAAGGAACAATTACAGCTTTCCAGGAGGTTGGAAAAGTGGGTTTCTTAATATTTAGGAAGAGGAGAACGTGGCAAAGTCTTTTAACTTTGAGATATATTTTAGAATCAACCCACTTTCGGTTGCTTTCAGACAATGTCAAAGAATGTCTATATGACCGATATAAAAGGGCAATTGCAGTCGCACATTTCCTTTATCCCATCTGCAAGATAATTTGCCATGAGCAATACGCACTCTATTTCTTACTTTATAGGCCACGGCTAAACTGTGGCGACAGCACAGAATATGCAGCAGAGAAGTGACAATTTAAAAGGATCTGCACCTGCTTTCGTGTTCATCAATAATTACTATAGAGAACTCCGATTATTTCACTTGTAAAAGCAAACCGTAACTCTCCGCTGAATCATTTAAACCGAAGGCTTGAATATTCTGGTATCTTTCAGAAGGGGAAGAAACAGCTATTCGTGCTTTTGAAGTATAAACATCTTATAGGGATAAATTTCTGTTCTGGGTCAGTCCGTTGACTAGTAATCCCAGGAGTTGATTTTCACAAGTACTTCACTTGGGCTTCTGTAGTACTTATCTCCGGTTAATGAAGTATTTGTAAttggaagagagagagagagagaaataacTCAATTATCAAGAAAGCAAGGAATTTCTTGccagaaatagaaaaagaattctCATTAAACAGCTAGTCAAGTTGGAGAAACTCTACTGTCTGCACCTAAT is a window encoding:
- the LOC8259084 gene encoding actin, whose product is MDFLEVKPIVCDSGSGSVKAGFAGDDAPRVVFTNVIGRPRNRHAMIGIGQKDMYFGDEAEARRGILKLSNPIHHGIIRDWEAMEGIWEHTFDRELRVAIEEHPVLLTEAPLNPKINREKMVEIMFEAFEIPATYIAIQAVLSFYASGRTTGIVMDSGEGVTDIVPIYEGYALPHAVHRLDLAGKDLTEYLTRILAEEGYIFTTSAEKEIVREIKERISYIAMDFEKELATARKRSELDKQYELPDGQVIAVGAARFRCPEILFDPRGLGMETEAVHEIVARSIRRCDIDIRREMFNNIVLSGGTTVTPGLADRLSKEVSILAPPGVRVRVVAPPERKYSVWIGGSILASLSTFQQIWITKDEYMESGSSIVHMKCF
- the LOC8259085 gene encoding LOW QUALITY PROTEIN: uncharacterized protein LOC8259085 (The sequence of the model RefSeq protein was modified relative to this genomic sequence to represent the inferred CDS: substituted 1 base at 1 genomic stop codon), with translation MTMVFFFFYNVPLFIVNNWRRGIIINKVDRAVSTAIYFLLPSGSVLHLHRIPCAETWHFYLGEPLTVLEPNERDGXVKLTCLGSDLIGANQQPQYTVPPNVWFGAFPTNDYIITPDEAVAKAAPRDTESHYSLVGCTCAPAFQFEDFELAKRSELISRFPNHEHLISLMTFPDNVVYPSGKKCKPEDS